The Phocoena sinus isolate mPhoSin1 chromosome 8, mPhoSin1.pri, whole genome shotgun sequence nucleotide sequence GGctcccactacacacacacacacacacacacacacacacacacacgccccatcCCTACCCACCCAGGTTGTTCCAGGGGTCCAAAAAATACTTGAGGCCCAGAGCAATGATTTTGAGCACAGCTTCCACCACGTAGATGCAGAGGAAGATGGAGTCCAAGGCCATGAAGTACCACTCTGTGGGGGACACGGGGGAGGGGGGTCTCACTCAGGGGTCTCCCCAGCAACccagcctctccttcctcctccccactggaACCTCACACTCAGCCATTTAGGGAGAACCTGACTCTGCCCAGTGGCTGTGTGTTTTAACTGCTCTGTGACTCACTCTTCTTgcctataaaatggtgataataacagTCTGCCTGATAGAATTTTCACAAGCATTAAATGTTTTTcacgggcttcccaggtggcgcagtggttgagagtccgcctgccgaggcaggggacacgggttcgtgccccggtccgggaagatcccacatcccgcggagccgctgggcccgtgagccatggccgctgagcctgcgcgtctggagcctgtgctccgcaacgggagaggccacaacagtgagaggcctgtgtaccgcaaaaaaaaaaaaaaaaaaaatgcttttcacaTAGTAAAGGGCTTAGAATGGAGCCTGAAACAGCTTGCAAGAAACATCACTCTTCTTCTCTCCTTAGTTTATGGGACCTGTGGCAGGTCCTTACCTTCACTTGGCGCCCCAGGGTTTTAGGGACCATCTTCCCAGGTTTCCCACCCTCATCCCTCCAGGGCCTCCTGCTTGCACAATCTCCTGGCCCTTCCAGCTGACCTGGGTTCTGGGCATCCTTCCCGCAAAGCAGCGTACTTAGAGCTGATGCGCCACCTGGTGGCTATAGTCCAAAACAGCAAACCTCAAATTTATTGGGCTTTTCTGCCTCTGGCGGGCTGGTTGACTTCAGcaaaactctctgagcctcactctaCTGCCCGGCAATGCCGCTTACTTCCCAGGGTGAGGATCAAATGGGATACGCGATATAAATCCCCTGGCACTTGATCCGGCCCACGAGAGGCTTGGGACAACATCAGTGGCCTTCTCCATGTGAACAGGGCTCCCTGGCTCTTACCACCCCGGACCTCGACTTCAGCGAAGGTCTGGGCCACGAGCATGATGGTGTTGAGGCAGACGATGAAGACGATGAAGGCTTCAAAGGCCAGGGAGTCAGTCAGTTTCCTGAGCATTCTCGAAAGGCCCCAAATGAGGTGGCTTAATTTTTCCCACAACAAATAGAAGAGGTCCACAGTGTGCAGCTTCTTGTGGGTTCGTGGGGCTCGGCCAGCTGTGAAAGGGCCAGAAAGCCAAGCCCATGGGGGAAAGGGACACGGCGATCCGGTCTCCCTCCCAGGCCTGCCTGCCATGAGCTCACTCAGGTGCCTCCGTGCTAGTCCTGTGCTGGTATAGGAGCCACAGGCTTGACCCCTTCCCCGACAGATGCCAGCTTGCTTGGGATTTGAGGTCTGCTTGAGCTCACGCTCCTACACCTCCATGCTTTTCTTTAAGTCACATGGCAACTTACATACAGAAGACCCCATCCTCCTCGCCACCCCATCCTCTTGGTaaactctccctctccctccaagaTTCTGCTGAAACATCACCCCTGTTGGCTGACTTTTCTGCCCACAAACAGTTAGACACTCATCCCTCACTGCTTGTTTGTGAAGCTGATGCCGTGTTTACGGAACTACCAGTGGCCAAGTTTGGGGGATCATATGTTAACAGCCAaagtccctccctgccctctaaCCAGGCCCTCATTCAGGCACTGGTTCCAGCCTCTGGCCTCAAGAAACTCACAGTTCAGTGGGGGAAACATGGACAAACAATCCACGGTGGTAAATGTTCTGATACGGATGCTAGACCCCTCTCACTGGGTAGCCTGGGATCAGCTGTATAAGTGATCACCCCCAGCCTTCATactagagaagaggaaatgtTCGAGAAGTGAACGTGCGAATAAATAAAGCAGTGACTGCATGAACCAACAACCGGCAGTCTGGAGAAGTGCCCAATCCCAGGAATAAAAGGTTGGATGGTGAACAGTCAGGCGAGCGAATAGCCAGTGGGATACACCTGCAGGTGAGAGCAAGCCTCACGATCTGCGGAAGGACGCGCAGGGCCTGACTCAGGTGTGGAATCTGGGCCGGGCAGCTggagtcggggggtggggggcaagccAAGACTCACTTTTGTGCTTCTGAATCTGCTCGTCTTCTTCGGGCCAGCTTTCCGAGGTTTTAGAGGAGGAGCCCTGAGGATGGAGTTTGCTGGAGGTCTGGGCAGGGTGTGAGTACGCTGTGTTCAGGGAACAAGCCAAGCTGAAGGCCGAGCTCTGTCTATCTGGCTTGCTAGGTTGGGGGGCTACTTGACGAGAACAGGCAGAGCCGAGGGAGGCTGAGGCCACACTGTGGGACGTGTGTGGGCCAAAGAGTTGGGAGCTACCACGACGGTACTCCCCATAGCGGTGCTCTCGGTGGAGGTAATCACGAGGATGTGCACCGTGCTGGTGCTCTCTGTGCTGGCGCTCGTCACGGTGGCCGTGGAGGTGCTCGTCACGTTGGTAGGACCCCATGGAGGCAGGCCTTCTGTGGTGATGGGCTTCATGATGGTGGTGCCCCCCATGGTGATGGGCCTCACTGTGTTGGGCAGGGCTACCAGAGTGGGAGAAGCCTCCATGGTTGTAAGGCACACCTTGGTGATAAAGCCCACTATGGTGGGAAACCTCACTGTGGTGGTGAAACCCACCATGGTGGTGGGACTCCCTGTGCTGCTGGAGTATCCCGTGGTGGTAGGACTCCCTATGTTGGTGGGGCCTCCCATGATGTCTCCTGCTACCGTGGTGGTGCTCATCATCAAAGTGGTCCTCACCATAGGAATGGTGGGAGATGAAAGCACCACAGGAAGTATCCGGGAAGAGGGATGAGGAGTGGTGGAAGCGGTGGGAATGGCGGGAGAAGGCATTGTCATGGAAGTCTTGAGATCCATCACGATGAGGGGATATGCCATGATGGTGGGACTCACCATGGGGACCGGACACCCTTCGGTGATGGCGGTGGACTCCACCATGGCCTGGCCTGTGGTGTGTGGTTGGTGAGCTGGGGTGAGAGAACACATCCGAGTCATCAGTGTCTGCCTCACGTTGAGCCTTTTCAGCCATCGAGGGTTGATCCACGACTATGCTGTGAACCCCGGACTGAGGAAAGCTCAAGATGTGGGCCTAAGAGCCCTTCCTGGATTGCCTTTCTCGCCTAAGCCGTGGCACTGGGGCTTCTAGGAAAGCCTGCCTTCTCATGGAATTCTCCCCTCTATGATGTCACAAACAGGCCCCTTAGTAGGCCTAATTCCCAAATGCCTCCTCCTGGGCTACAGTCCAGAATCAAGGATCGGTGTGTCTAACCTCCTCaatgtaaaaggatgaaactgAGGTCAAGAAAGGGGAAGGGACTGGCCCAAGGTGACCCAGCAGGTCAATGGGGAAGCTAGACAGAGAATTCTGGGGTGACACCACAGGCCCCAGCAGTTGCTTTAGCAAGTTTAGCTCTGTTACTGGAAAAAACTTCAAGAAGGCAAATGGTCCAGTCCCCAGTTGTACCTAGATACCAACTGGCTCTAAGGTTCAAACTGCCCAACTCCACTGTAAGTAGGTGTGTGGCCGTGGGCTAGCTGCTTAATCttcctatgcctcagtttcttcctctgtaaaatggggataataacacctacctcaaAGGATCAAAAAAGTTAAGATATGTAAAACTTATACTTGCAGCACAGTAAATGTTAATTAGTATCGTtattctctccttcatcactgacagggatgaagaggaaatacCTCTCTTGGgttattactaaaataaaaccATCAGCCATTATTTACTGAGGACCTACattaagaaattctttttctttttaaatctatttatttatttatggctgcattgagtctttgttgctgtgcgcgggcttttctctagttgcggtgagtgggggctactctttgttgtggtgcgcggccttctcattgcagtggcttctcttgttgaggagcacgggctctaggcacacggggttcagtagttgtggcacgtgggcttagttgctccacggcatgtggaatcttctcggaccagggctcgaacccgtgtctcctgcattggcaggcagattcctaaccactgcgccaccagggaagcccacaagacTTCATTTAAAGCAATGTAAGGTTCACAggaaaattgaggggaaggtacagagatttcccatatgcctTTGCCCTGACCACATGCATAGTCTCCCACATTATTAACATTCCAACCAAAGTGGTACGtttattacaattgatgaacctacaatgACACAGCACCATCCTCCAGATTCCATTAGGATtccattaggattcactcttggtggtgtatattctatgggtttgtaTGCACTTTTaatataatcctcacaataacctcaCAGGATGGATATTATTTACCCCCAGTTTACAGAGGAAGGTACTGTGGCTCAAAGAGTATAAATGAGCTGCTCAATCTTCTGGAAGCTTTCAGGTCCCTCGTTTGACTACAGCTGCTTCCTGAGTGCTTGGTCACAGCCAAGTCCATAGCAGCGTTGGGTATCAGGTTCCCAGCGATGAAAGCCCTCAAAGGGCTCAGTGTCTGTCACCAGTAGCAGACAAGGCAAAAGTTTGTGATAGGACTACTAATTGTTCCACAAATccattctcctcctcttcctggcacGTGGCCTCCCAGCTAGAGATGACATTTCGCAGTGTGCCTTGCACCTAGGCGTGGCCAAAGGGTGAGAGCAGAAGTAATGTGAGAACTTCCAGGTCTTGGGTTTAAAGCACTGGGCCGGGAACCTCTGTTTCCCACCGTTCCTATAGGCTAGAGCGTGGATCAACAAGCAGACAGGATCGATATTCTAGGGCAGAGATTTCTGCGTCCTGCAAAACCACGGAATTAGCCTTGAGAACTTTCTAGTTTACGGATTCTGTCTTGCGAcgagaaaaaaaaacctcagcattattttttttttttttctgtacgcgggcctctcactgttgtggcctctcccgttgtggatcacaggctccggacacgcacgctcagcggccatggctcacgggcccagccgctccgcggcatgtgggatcttcccagaccggggtacgaacccatgtcccctgcatcggcaggcggactctcaaccaccgcgccaccagggaagcccctcagcatTATTTTTGAAACTCATGTGCTGTGTGATGCCAGCACTTTCAGTAAGGGACAGTAATCAAGCAGCCTCGGAAACCATTTGTGAAACGTTGTTCAGCCCCGTCTGCAGTGCTCATTGGGTGGGGCCTTGCTCAGTTTTCAGCATGAGATCAGGAAGTCTGTCGATCATGTGTGAACACGGTATTGCCCGGATAGGAGGTGGTAAAGAAGGTGACCTCAGCCTCGCCGTCCTGGTtacctccctccacctccccttaGGCACTGATGACTGACTCACACTCTTTCTGGTGTGATAGAAAATCAGAGGAAATTTTTCTTCTAAGGAAATCATTTTTGCCTCGACATAGTGGCCTCCCTGCCACTTTGCTGTTGACGTGAACACTATAAAACATGAATTATGCAGGTTAGAAGTGAATTTCAGCATGATTTCATATCTTGTTGCAAGTTTCCTGTTTAGTTATATATGATGCCCTTCTATTGTGTGTCTTATTAGTGTTTGTGTTTTACAAATGTGTCTAGCGATTCCACGTGATGCTGTTTTATCATCAGGTGTGAAGTGAAAGAGGAGGCGCTTAGGACTGTGGACAAATCTGGTAGGGTTAGCGATGAAGAATTACAATTTACAAGTGTAGCAATGGCTTCAGGAAAATTGAAGAGAACTAAATTACAAATTACAGCCATTTGACAAATAAATGTGCTAATTTTTAACCTATCGTATCTCAAAACAAACAGGATAAGGCTTTTATAGGCTACATTTAGTACAAAGGCTCAAAGAGCAAGTTATTTGTAACAGACCAATTGTCCAGAAAAAGAACCCAATAATGCTGGcatgtaaaattatataagtGACGTGTTAGCACAAGATGCTCAACAAAAGAGTGTAAGTGCTCTACTCTCAGAGAGAGTGACAACACAACGTATTGATGTCACGTGATgctgaagaacttttttttttggtaattagcTGAAAAATAACAGATTCTTTATCCAGGCTGGTGAGTCAACAGATTTCACTGATAAATGCCACTTCTAAGGTTTGTAAATGATGCTGGTAAtcaagacttctttttttctgaggcaAACAGCTTTTACATAGAAACAGCCAAGATATGATTAATGTTTTCTTCATATCTAGAATCAAAAGGTCTGTCTTGGAAGAACTGTCTTGGCATTTGAACTGATGGTGGTTCCATCAAAAGTTGGCTCCCAAAGAGTTTTCACTGctgttataaaaaaacaaaaccaggacttccccagcggtccagtggttaagacttcacgcttccactACAGGTGGGGgttcaggttcgatccctggttggggaagatcttGAACGCCCCGTGGtgtgaccaaaaaagaaaaaagaagaaaaaaaccaaaaccaatcaaaacccaacaaacaaaaacctgttgTTGCCACATACACTACTTTCCTTACAGGGAGGAACAGGTGTCACAAACTCTTggagatgaaaaaaagaatgatgctGCAAAATGGTTAACTTGATGCAACAAAGACTTAACTTGAGCATGTTTAAAacactgtgggcttccctggtggcgcagtggttaagaatccacctgccaatacagggaacacgagctcaagccctggtctgggaagatcccacatgacgtggagcaactaagcccgtgcgccacatctactgagcctgcactccacagcccgcgagccacaactactgagcctgcgtgccacgactactgaagcccacgcacctagagcccatgctccgcaacaagagaaaccaccgcaatgggaagcccgcgcaccacaatgaagagtagcccccactcgctgcaaccagagaaagcccgcgcacagcaacgaagacccaatgcagccaaaaaaatttttttttaataaaaaaacccaaaaaacaaaaatctgtgattatgaggaattccctggcagtccagtggttaagactccacactctcagTGCTGAGGgagtgggttccatccctggtcaaggaactaagatcccgcaagccacgtggtatGGCGTGCATGGCCAAACCACtcccccaaaccaaaaaaacccctgtGATTATGATCCAACaagtccacttctgggtatgcaccaaaagaattgaaagcagggattcaaacaGGTATTCATACACCCCTGTTTGTAACAGCATTATCcacaacagccaagaggtggaaacaacccaaatgtccatggacagatggagagatgagaCAAATGTGGTCCatagataaaatggaatattactgagccttaaaaggaaggaacaactgacaacataccacaacatggatgaaccctgaagacactatgctaagtgaaataagccagacacaaaagaacaaatatcatatggttcCACTCAAATGAGGTACCCAGAATAGGCACATTTATAGACACAGAAGGTTAAATAACGGTTACCAGAGGCTGTGGGAAGGGGATgatggaaagttctggagatggaccgTGGTGAGTGTTACACAACAGTGTGAGTGTACTCAGTGCCCCTGAATTGtacattaaaaatggttaaaatggcaaactttatgttaatgaatattttaccacaataaattttttcttaattaaaaaaaaaaactgtgtgaaAACCTGGACGAAGAACACAGACATCTCCTATACAGACATATAGAAATCTGGTGGCTTCCCACTTTGTGATAGGTCCATTGAGAAAGCACCAGTTTAGGTGAGGAAAGAGGCTGGCTGAATCTATAGAATGGGTCATCTCATGCAATTAGTGAGGACTCCCGCACTGATTACCTTACATTGCATTTACATGGGACATGAGTAACTTCCCATTTTGTGAGCATTTTAAGAAGCCATCCACAGACCTCTTCCCTAGACCATCATGTCATCAAGTTCCCAGTTGTGTTCTTTCCAAGTCTCTGTAAATGACCAGCCCATCAGATATTGCTCAAGAGTCCATATGAATCTGCACCTTAGCCCCTCTTTCCTTCCACACAAAGTGGATACTATATGTATTGCCCAAAGTTCTGCCTACGGGGAGGATCTTTCTTCACCACCGTCTTTCAGGGCGAACTCTGAATGGGGCTGTCGTGCAGCAACTGTCCACTTCTGGCTGTCGCTGGCTTACTGTGCAAAGTCTTCCATAAACCAGGCCTgtcctttttcctcctccccttgAAGCCTTTGAGTGTAAACAGAGGGAAAGGAGATGAAGCATTAGACACAGACATCACGGTAGGCTGAAGCACCTGCTCATGTAATTCATTTGTGTCTTCTGGATCAGACCTCCcttgctatacaggaggtccatGTTGATTACCTCTTTTATATGTATTAgcgtgtatttgttaatcccaaactgctaatttatACCTTACCCCCAGTATCATATATACCACTTCAATTTCTAATGGGATGCAACTGTGAAAATCTAATTTCATGATTCTGTGGGTGAGATAACACCCAGTTTGTGATGAACATTTGGGTCTGATAATCACTAGGTGTTCCATAAATCAGTCATTCAGTCTTCACCAAGGCCCAGAGGCAAGCCAGAGGCTGCTTTTGAGAAGATAGAATAGTCGTTGGCAGATGATAGCATGACAAAAATTCCATGGGTCTTAGCTGTGGTCCTCCTATTGGGGCTTGCTAGAGATGTCACATGGCATCTTTGGCTGACACCTAAGTCAGGCACCTGGATCTACTAGGCATAATGCCCAAGTGGTAGGGCAGCTTGCACCACAGGCTGGACTTTTGAAGAGCTTTTTTTAGATCCAGATCGAACATTGTCAGATTTACAGGTTACCCAGAAAATGAGTCAAAGCAGTTTGCCCCAATGGGACCTACGTTGGCTCCAAAATCCAAAAGTCACACCGTACATTGCTCCTGTTTCTTCATGAGATGTAGTGTTAAATGGCAGCAACTTGTctctcactttatttattttttacattttatttatttatttattttggacgtgccacgtggcatgtgggatcctagttccctgaccagggatcaaacacacgCCTCTTGCAGGGGAAGCAAGgggtcttaagcactggactgccagtgaaGTCCCTGTCTCTCACTTTAGAAGAGACATGCAACATTCCCCAGACCTCTGGACCCCTGGAAACTTTCTTGATGTGGCAGGCAATTTGAACTTCCATGGGGTTCATCTCCAGCTCTCTGGCACACATATGTTTAATGCTTGCTGTTTCCTGATCATAGTGTCCAGTTAGCATAATAGCTTCAATTGTGTGTCAAGATGGTATTCTCTGTGTTGTCAAGACTATCAACGTCCCTTTGGACCTTGCAGTTTGCTGGAAGATGGCATAATCCAGGGACAAGACAGTAAAGGTATACTGTTATCCTTGCTATGTAAATGCAAACAGTGTAAATTCCCATATTCATGGGAATGTAAAAGAAAGCATTTACTAGCTCAATAGCCACATAACAGTTGCTGGGGTTTATACAGAGTTTCTCCAATAAAGATCTCAAATCTAGAATTGCAGCTGTGATTGGCATTGCCACATCACTAAGCTTGCTTTTCCACCTGCAAATAAGAAGGGGATATGCCTGGAATCACCACGTTTGCATCTCTCAAACCCCTAAAGGTGGCACTAAGCTCTGCAGGTTCTTCAGGTTGTCGTATCACTTGACTTATAACTTCGCAGGGGTGGGGGGACAATTCCAGAGGTTTCCACTTGGTCCTTTTACCATAATCGTCCACACTACAGGGGAAGGGAAGCAACGTGAGAGTCTGCCAGTTACTGAGTACTAATCTCACAATCAATTCTGGAATGGTGGAACTAACCACAGCGTGAATCTGAGGGCCTCAGGAATGTGACCTTTCATCTCTAAAGGCCTTTAGTGCTAACTGGTCTCCATGGGTAATAATATTCGAATTAACATCTGAAACTGCAACGAATTTGTAGTGTCATTTTAGCTAAGCTGGAACTGCTTCCCAGAATTCCCTTCTCTGCATAGTTCTCTTTAGTGTGGGCCACGAGTGACATTTTGTGTAAGATTTGGGAAGTAGAAGTGAAACAGGAGTTGTATCCTTTTTCCACTAGGAAGGTTGGTGCAGGGGCTCCAGAAGCAGTTGTATCTCCCTCACAATGACCCTCATTTGCTAGCTCACCTTTTTAGCATCGAGCAGTACCTGGGTCCACAGCTTCTCCAGCTTCTGCTACTCTTGTTTCAGGTGCACGTTTAGCTCCCTGGTGGAGTGACAGCTTCTCCTGTGGGTCATCTGCTTCATTAAAGTCGGAAGCTTAGACGCAGTGAGAGACTGATACAGGTTCTGGTCCATCCTGTGGGTACTAGCTTATTCTCACAGGTGCAAGTTCATTCTtgcctccctcacctcacatCACATTCATTCCAGCTCTTTGCCTGCCATCTTTTAGCTCCAGCACCAGAAACAAAGGTGGCAGTCTTATATGATCAGCCCTCACAATTATGTAGGGTCTTATCCATATGATACATCTTTACTGCCTATAATCGCTCCCAGtaattttgtttctctgattAAATCCTGGCTGATacagtaactttattttttgagtgttttttttttgctggtggtgggctttttttgtttttgtttttttttggctgtgccatgtggcttgtgggatcttagttccccccaccagggattgaacatcctcagcagtgaaagcacagagtcataaccactggaccaccagggaattccccagtaacttaaaaaatacacaaattgcCATTTTCTGTGTCTAAAGAAACTTACAGCTCGTCTCTTGTCCCTTTGTGCACAAAGGTAAATAAATCAATGTTTCCGGTATCTTCCTTATTGTAACAAAGTGCTTTTGACgggctgggttttgttttgcttcttagGAGTGCTGGATGAAAACAGAATCAGGAGTGAGCTCCTTCGCTTGAAGAAAGAGGGGAAGGTAGTATGATAGACTGA carries:
- the CATSPER1 gene encoding cation channel sperm-associated protein 1, which codes for MAEKAQREADTDDSDVFSHPSSPTTHHRPGHGGVHRHHRRVSGPHGESHHHGISPHRDGSQDFHDNAFSRHSHRFHHSSSLFPDTSCGAFISHHSYGEDHFDDEHHHGSRRHHGRPHQHRESYHHGILQQHRESHHHGGFHHHSEVSHHSGLYHQGVPYNHGGFSHSGSPAQHSEAHHHGGHHHHEAHHHRRPASMGSYQRDEHLHGHRDERQHREHQHGAHPRDYLHREHRYGEYRRGSSQLFGPHTSHSVASASLGSACSRQVAPQPSKPDRQSSAFSLACSLNTAYSHPAQTSSKLHPQGSSSKTSESWPEEDEQIQKHKTGRAPRTHKKLHTVDLFYLLWEKLSHLIWGLSRMLRKLTDSLAFEAFIVFIVCLNTIMLVAQTFAEVEVRGEWYFMALDSIFLCIYVVEAVLKIIALGLKYFLDPWNNLDFFIMIMAVLEFILMQINSSSMRVVYNQSIFRIFKVFKSLRALRAIRVLRRLSFLTSLQEVTGTLAQSLPSITAILILMFTCVFLFSVVLRALFRYSDPKRFQNIFTTIFTLFTLLTLDDWSLIYLDSRAQGAWYIIPILMIYIIIQYFIFLNLVIAVLVDNFQMALLKGLEKVKQEKASQIHEKLLDDSLTELMEAEPEEVISGHTIQKQLIEKKFGGMTEKQQELLFHFLQLVSGVEHYQQKFRSQAAVIDEIVDTVFEAGDEDFRK